One Tomitella gaofuii DNA segment encodes these proteins:
- a CDS encoding DNA polymerase IV, which produces MDMDSFFASVEQLTRPTLRGRPVLVGGAGPRGVVAGASYEARAYGAHSAMPMHQARRLVGLRAVVVPPRGRLYRLASRRVFAVVRGLVPVIEQLSLDEAFAEPGELEGAGTADVERFCARLRDAVFEETGLVASVGAGSGKQVAKIASGLAKPRGQRVIALSRERAEMDPLPVRKLWGIGPVADERLRKVGVESIGQFAALGHAEVVSLLGSTVGPALHALARGVDDRPVAERAEAKQVSAETTFAADLLTRREIRDAVQATGEAAHRRLLHDGRGARTVIAKFRKSDMSTVTRSKTLAYATTDRAVLIAAAQKAAVDPGEVGPIRLVGVGFAGLTALQQTVLFPQFDSADADESGDRGGGGVGGGDDVGSGGDVGVGAGDARAAARRPLSAGDDVRHPDRGHGWVQGSGHGVVTVRFETRSSGPGPVVTLPAGDPALAVADPVASLDWPEWWNVADDTDPAGAGTDLA; this is translated from the coding sequence ATGGACATGGACTCGTTCTTCGCGTCCGTGGAGCAGCTGACGCGGCCGACGCTGCGCGGCCGTCCGGTGCTGGTCGGCGGTGCGGGCCCGCGCGGGGTCGTCGCGGGGGCGAGCTACGAGGCCCGCGCCTACGGTGCGCATTCCGCGATGCCCATGCATCAGGCGCGGCGCCTGGTGGGTCTGCGGGCGGTCGTGGTGCCGCCCCGCGGCCGCCTCTACCGGCTGGCCAGCCGGCGCGTGTTCGCCGTCGTGCGCGGCCTGGTCCCGGTGATCGAGCAGCTCTCGCTCGACGAGGCCTTCGCCGAGCCCGGCGAACTCGAGGGCGCGGGCACGGCGGACGTGGAACGCTTCTGCGCGCGCCTGCGGGACGCCGTCTTCGAGGAGACGGGGCTCGTCGCCTCCGTGGGGGCGGGTTCGGGGAAACAGGTGGCGAAGATCGCGTCCGGCCTGGCGAAGCCGCGCGGGCAGCGGGTGATCGCGCTGTCGCGGGAGCGGGCGGAGATGGACCCCCTGCCGGTGCGCAAGCTATGGGGGATCGGGCCGGTCGCGGACGAGCGGCTGCGCAAGGTGGGCGTGGAGTCGATCGGGCAGTTCGCCGCTCTCGGGCACGCGGAGGTGGTCTCGCTGCTGGGATCGACGGTGGGACCGGCGCTGCACGCGCTGGCGCGCGGCGTCGACGACAGGCCCGTCGCCGAGCGTGCGGAGGCCAAGCAGGTCAGCGCCGAGACCACTTTCGCCGCCGACCTGCTCACCCGTCGCGAGATCCGGGACGCCGTCCAGGCCACCGGTGAGGCGGCGCACCGGAGGCTGCTGCACGACGGCCGCGGCGCCCGGACGGTCATCGCCAAGTTCCGCAAATCGGACATGTCCACCGTCACGCGGTCGAAGACCCTCGCGTATGCGACGACGGACCGGGCGGTGCTCATCGCGGCCGCGCAGAAGGCGGCCGTCGATCCCGGCGAGGTGGGGCCCATCCGCCTGGTGGGCGTGGGCTTCGCCGGGCTGACGGCATTGCAGCAGACGGTCCTGTTCCCGCAATTCGACTCCGCGGACGCCGATGAATCGGGTGACCGAGGCGGCGGTGGTGTGGGCGGCGGCGATGATGTGGGCAGCGGCGGTGATGTGGGTGTCGGCGCGGGGGATGCGCGTGCCGCTGCCCGGAGGCCGCTGAGCGCCGGCGACGATGTGCGGCACCCGGATCGCGGGCACGGCTGGGTGCAGGGGAGCGGACACGGCGTGGTCACCGTCCGGTTCGAGACCCGCAGCTCCGGACCGGGCCCGGTCGTCACGCTGCCCGCGGGGGACCCCGCGCTCGCGGTCGCCGATCCAGTGGCGAGCCTGGATTGGCCCGAATGGTGGAATGTGGCAGACGACACAGATCCGGCGGGCGCGGGGACCGATTTGGCATAG